A single Phragmites australis chromosome 4, lpPhrAust1.1, whole genome shotgun sequence DNA region contains:
- the LOC133915519 gene encoding uncharacterized protein LOC133915519 isoform X2 produces the protein MEAGAPHRGGRGRVLWLVSVEILLILVWTQGAGADLGESKALLPQDAEAGEKDVYLSHSCIHDEILHQRQRAGRKEYSVMPQVYHESREKAEHVRGRHLLGVSPWRALQRNVKKPIRIYLNYDAVGHSPDRDCKNIGDIVKLGEPPVPSAPGTPLCDPHGDPPLVGDCWYNCTLEDIAGEDKKQRLRKALGQTVQWFRKALAVEPVKGNLRLSGYSACGQDGGVQLPHAYVEDGVANADLVLLVTTRPTTGNTLAWAVACERDQWGRAIAGHVNVAPRHLTAEAETLLSATLVHEVMHVLGFDPHAFTHFRDERKRRRGQVTVQSFDEKLGRMVTRVVLPRVVMHSRHHYGAFSQNFTGLELEDGGGRGTSGSHWEKRLLMNEIMTGSVDTRSVVSKMTLALLEDSGWYQANYSMAEHLDWGRNQGTEFVISPCNSWKGAYHCNTTQLSGCTYNREAEGYCPIVSYSGDLPKWAQYFPQANKGGQSSLADYCTYYIAYSDGSCTDVNSARAPDRMLGEVRGSNSRCMASTLVRTGFVRGSMTQGNGCYQHRCTNNSLEVAVDGIWKSCPQSGGPVQFPGFNGSCPDKCSGHGICKANGTCECRSGWTGIDCSTAVCDEQCSLHGGVCDNGKCEFRCSDYAGYTCQKGSAILHSLSMCHDVLVRDADGQHCAPSELSILQQLEAVVLVPNYNRLMPSGRTFLNFFNNANCAAAAKRLACWISIQRCDEDGDNRLRVCYSACELYNMACGAGLDCSDQTLFSKREEEEKGVPCTGYGEKKSFWL, from the exons atggaggccGGGGCTCCGCACCGCGGCGGGCGCGGGAGGGTGCTTTGGCTCGTGAGCGTTGAG ATTTTGTTGATTCTAGTCTGGACTCAAGGAGCTGGTGCCGATTTGGGTGAAAGCAAGGCATTGCTTCCACAAGATGCGGAAGCTGGGGAAAAGGATGTTTACCTTAGCCACTCCTGCATCCATGACGAGATACTACATCAGCGGCAAAGAGCTGGGCGGAAAGAATACTCTGTCATGCCACAAGTCTACCATGAGTCTCGAGAGAAAGCGGAGCATGTAAGAGGACGACACTTGTTGGGTGTGTCGCCTTGGCGTGCTCTACAGAGGAATGTCAAGAAGCCAATACGCATATACCTCAATTATGATGCTGTTGGGCACTCGCCTGACCGGGATTGTAAAAATATTGGTGACATCGTGAAG CTTGGCGAGCCTCCTGTACCATCAGCACCAGGAACACCTCTCTGTGATCCTCACGGCGACCCACCATTGGTGGGAGATTGCTGGTACAATTGCACCCTTGAGGACATAGCCGGGGAGGACAAGAAGCAACGGCTTCGGAAG GCTCTGGGACAAACAGTACAGTGGTTTAGAAAAGCTCTAGCTGTTGAACCTGTCAAGGGGAACCTGCGGCTTAGTGGGTACTCAGCTTGTGGTCAGGATGGAGGTGTACAGCTCCCTCATGCATATGTTGAAG ATGGTGTTGCTAACGCTGATTTAGTCCTCTTAGTAACAACTAGACCGACAACAGGTAACACCCTTGCATGGGCTGTGGCCTGCGAACGTGACCAGTGGGGTCGGGCCATTGCAG GACATGTTAATGTTGCCCCTCGTCATTTGACGGCTGAAGCAGAAACACTACTTTCGGCCACTTTGGTACATGAGGTCATGCATGTTCTAGGCTTTGATCCTCATGCCTTCACACATTTTCGTGATGAAAGGAAAAGGAGGCGTGGTCAG GTTACTGTTCAGTCATTCGACGAAAAGCTTGGGAGAATGGTTACCCGTGTTGTGCTACCTCGAGTTGTCATGCACTCGAGGCATCATTACGGA GCATTTTCCCAAAACTTCACTGGGTTGGAATTGGAAGATGGGGGAGGCAGAGGTACCTCAG GTTCGCATTGGGAGAAAAGACTCTTAATGAATGAGATCATGACTGGGTCAGTGGATACAAGATCGGTAGTTTCAAAAATGACTTTAGCATTATTGGAGGACAGTGGATGGTACCAAGCTAATTATAGCATGGCTGAGCATTTAGATTGGGGTCGGAATCAGGGAACAGAGTTTGTTATCTCTCCTTGCAATTCGTGGAAAGGGGCATACCATTGCAACACAACTCAGCTATCAGGATGCACCTACAATAGGGAGGCAGAAGGTTACTGCCCTATAGTAAGCTATAGTGGGGACTTGCCCAAATGGGCTCAATATTTTCCTCAAGCTAATAAAG GTGGTCAGTCTTCATTAGCAGACTACTGCACATACTATATTGCATATTCCGATGGTTCATGCACTGATGTAAATAGTGCACGAGCGCCTGACAGAATGTTAGGTGAAGTGCGAGGAAGTAATTCGAG GTGCATGGCCTCAACGCTAGTGCGAACTGGGTTTGTCCGTGGATCTATGACCCAGGGAAATGGCTGTTATCAGCATCGCTGCACAAACAACTCATTAGAG GTTGCTGTTGATGGGATCTGGAAGTCATGTCCACAATCCGGTGGGCCTGTTCAGTTTCCAGGGTTCAATG GATCTTGCCCAGACAAGTGCAGTGGCCATGGTATATGCAAAGCTAATGGTACCTGTGAATGTCGAAGTGGATGGACTGGGATTGACTGCTCAACAG CGGTTTGTGACGAGCAATGTAGTTTGCATGGAGGGGTTTGTGATAATGGTAAATGTGAGTTTCGTTGTTCAGATTATGCGGGCTACACTTGTCAGAAGGGTTCTGCAATACTGCACAGCCTGTCAATGTGTCATGATGTACTTGTTAGAGATGCTGACGGGCAGCATTGCGCACCAAGTGAACTCAGCATACTACAACAACTTGAAGCTGTAGTTCTTGTGCCAAATTACAATAGGTTGATGCCAAGCGGGCGGaccttccttaacttcttcaacaaTGCCAATTGTGCAGCAGCTGCCAAGCGGCTGGCCTGCTGG ATTTCAATTCAACGGTGCGATGAGGATGGGGACAATAGGCTTCGGGTATGCTACTCTGCATGTGAATTGTACAATATGGCATGTGGGGCAGGTCTTGATTGCTCGGACCAGACCCTTTTTAGCaagagggaagaagaagagaaaggtgTTCCTTGCACAGGATATGGCGAGAAGAAGTCTTTCTGGCTATAG
- the LOC133915519 gene encoding uncharacterized protein LOC133915519 isoform X1, producing MEAGAPHRGGRGRVLWLVSVEILLILVWTQGAGADLGESKALLPQDAEAGEKDVYLSHSCIHDEILHQRQRAGRKEYSVMPQVYHESREKAEHVRGRHLLGVSPWRALQRNVKKPIRIYLNYDAVGHSPDRDCKNIGDIVKLGEPPVPSAPGTPLCDPHGDPPLVGDCWYNCTLEDIAGEDKKQRLRKALGQTVQWFRKALAVEPVKGNLRLSGYSACGQDGGVQLPHAYVEDGVANADLVLLVTTRPTTGNTLAWAVACERDQWGRAIAGHVNVAPRHLTAEAETLLSATLVHEVMHVLGFDPHAFTHFRDERKRRRGQVTVQSFDEKLGRMVTRVVLPRVVMHSRHHYGAFSQNFTGLELEDGGGRGTSGSHWEKRLLMNEIMTGSVDTRSVVSKMTLALLEDSGWYQANYSMAEHLDWGRNQGTEFVISPCNSWKGAYHCNTTQLSGCTYNREAEGYCPIVSYSGDLPKWAQYFPQANKGGQSSLADYCTYYIAYSDGSCTDVNSARAPDRMLGEVRGSNSRCMASTLVRTGFVRGSMTQGNGCYQHRCTNNSLEVAVDGIWKSCPQSGGPVQFPGFNGELICPAYHELCNTVPVPVSGQCPKSCSFNGDCIDGTCHCFPGFHGHDCSRRSCPDKCSGHGICKANGTCECRSGWTGIDCSTAVCDEQCSLHGGVCDNGKCEFRCSDYAGYTCQKGSAILHSLSMCHDVLVRDADGQHCAPSELSILQQLEAVVLVPNYNRLMPSGRTFLNFFNNANCAAAAKRLACWISIQRCDEDGDNRLRVCYSACELYNMACGAGLDCSDQTLFSKREEEEKGVPCTGYGEKKSFWL from the exons atggaggccGGGGCTCCGCACCGCGGCGGGCGCGGGAGGGTGCTTTGGCTCGTGAGCGTTGAG ATTTTGTTGATTCTAGTCTGGACTCAAGGAGCTGGTGCCGATTTGGGTGAAAGCAAGGCATTGCTTCCACAAGATGCGGAAGCTGGGGAAAAGGATGTTTACCTTAGCCACTCCTGCATCCATGACGAGATACTACATCAGCGGCAAAGAGCTGGGCGGAAAGAATACTCTGTCATGCCACAAGTCTACCATGAGTCTCGAGAGAAAGCGGAGCATGTAAGAGGACGACACTTGTTGGGTGTGTCGCCTTGGCGTGCTCTACAGAGGAATGTCAAGAAGCCAATACGCATATACCTCAATTATGATGCTGTTGGGCACTCGCCTGACCGGGATTGTAAAAATATTGGTGACATCGTGAAG CTTGGCGAGCCTCCTGTACCATCAGCACCAGGAACACCTCTCTGTGATCCTCACGGCGACCCACCATTGGTGGGAGATTGCTGGTACAATTGCACCCTTGAGGACATAGCCGGGGAGGACAAGAAGCAACGGCTTCGGAAG GCTCTGGGACAAACAGTACAGTGGTTTAGAAAAGCTCTAGCTGTTGAACCTGTCAAGGGGAACCTGCGGCTTAGTGGGTACTCAGCTTGTGGTCAGGATGGAGGTGTACAGCTCCCTCATGCATATGTTGAAG ATGGTGTTGCTAACGCTGATTTAGTCCTCTTAGTAACAACTAGACCGACAACAGGTAACACCCTTGCATGGGCTGTGGCCTGCGAACGTGACCAGTGGGGTCGGGCCATTGCAG GACATGTTAATGTTGCCCCTCGTCATTTGACGGCTGAAGCAGAAACACTACTTTCGGCCACTTTGGTACATGAGGTCATGCATGTTCTAGGCTTTGATCCTCATGCCTTCACACATTTTCGTGATGAAAGGAAAAGGAGGCGTGGTCAG GTTACTGTTCAGTCATTCGACGAAAAGCTTGGGAGAATGGTTACCCGTGTTGTGCTACCTCGAGTTGTCATGCACTCGAGGCATCATTACGGA GCATTTTCCCAAAACTTCACTGGGTTGGAATTGGAAGATGGGGGAGGCAGAGGTACCTCAG GTTCGCATTGGGAGAAAAGACTCTTAATGAATGAGATCATGACTGGGTCAGTGGATACAAGATCGGTAGTTTCAAAAATGACTTTAGCATTATTGGAGGACAGTGGATGGTACCAAGCTAATTATAGCATGGCTGAGCATTTAGATTGGGGTCGGAATCAGGGAACAGAGTTTGTTATCTCTCCTTGCAATTCGTGGAAAGGGGCATACCATTGCAACACAACTCAGCTATCAGGATGCACCTACAATAGGGAGGCAGAAGGTTACTGCCCTATAGTAAGCTATAGTGGGGACTTGCCCAAATGGGCTCAATATTTTCCTCAAGCTAATAAAG GTGGTCAGTCTTCATTAGCAGACTACTGCACATACTATATTGCATATTCCGATGGTTCATGCACTGATGTAAATAGTGCACGAGCGCCTGACAGAATGTTAGGTGAAGTGCGAGGAAGTAATTCGAG GTGCATGGCCTCAACGCTAGTGCGAACTGGGTTTGTCCGTGGATCTATGACCCAGGGAAATGGCTGTTATCAGCATCGCTGCACAAACAACTCATTAGAG GTTGCTGTTGATGGGATCTGGAAGTCATGTCCACAATCCGGTGGGCCTGTTCAGTTTCCAGGGTTCAATG GGGAATTAATTTGCCCCGCATATCATGAGTTGTGCAACACTGTACCAGTCCCAGTGAGTGGCCAGTGTCCCAAGTCTTGCAGTTTTAACGGTGACTGCATTGATGGAACCTGTCACTGCTTCCCTGGGTTTCATGGTCATGACTGCAGCAGAA GATCTTGCCCAGACAAGTGCAGTGGCCATGGTATATGCAAAGCTAATGGTACCTGTGAATGTCGAAGTGGATGGACTGGGATTGACTGCTCAACAG CGGTTTGTGACGAGCAATGTAGTTTGCATGGAGGGGTTTGTGATAATGGTAAATGTGAGTTTCGTTGTTCAGATTATGCGGGCTACACTTGTCAGAAGGGTTCTGCAATACTGCACAGCCTGTCAATGTGTCATGATGTACTTGTTAGAGATGCTGACGGGCAGCATTGCGCACCAAGTGAACTCAGCATACTACAACAACTTGAAGCTGTAGTTCTTGTGCCAAATTACAATAGGTTGATGCCAAGCGGGCGGaccttccttaacttcttcaacaaTGCCAATTGTGCAGCAGCTGCCAAGCGGCTGGCCTGCTGG ATTTCAATTCAACGGTGCGATGAGGATGGGGACAATAGGCTTCGGGTATGCTACTCTGCATGTGAATTGTACAATATGGCATGTGGGGCAGGTCTTGATTGCTCGGACCAGACCCTTTTTAGCaagagggaagaagaagagaaaggtgTTCCTTGCACAGGATATGGCGAGAAGAAGTCTTTCTGGCTATAG